The Hevea brasiliensis isolate MT/VB/25A 57/8 chromosome 1, ASM3005281v1, whole genome shotgun sequence genome has a window encoding:
- the LOC131180251 gene encoding probable disease resistance protein At5g63020, translating into MGEGEFKEVVIRAPAVQLQAVLEALKTARQELWASEEDVKRKVDLEEGQQRKALQQVRLWVSMVEAMITEAEELERDGPRQVHKLLAGDISNYMFVGRVVKKLEDVIALKAKGDFKEVVERTLPEPVVVRNVNRTVGTETALDEAWSFITGDEGGIVGIYGMAGVGKLLSLINNRYATISNNFDVVIWAVASKDLKLEKIQEQIWEKIGISDEKWKKKSFRKKADDIFHVLSRKKFVLLLDDIWQRVDLEEIGVPFPTR; encoded by the coding sequence ATGGGCGAAGGTGAATTCAAAGAAGTGGTCATCAGGGCCCCTGCTGTCCAACTTCAAGCTGTTCTCGAAGCTTTGAAGACAGCAAGACAAGAATTATGGGCTTCAGAGGAGGATGTGAAGCGGAAGGTTGACTTAGAAGAAGGACAACAAAGGAAGGCTCTGCAACAAGTTCGATTGTGGGTTTCGATGGTGGAAGCGATGATAACCGAAGCAGAGGAGCTCGAAAGAGATGGTCCACGACAAGTTCACAAATTGCTAGCTGGAGATATTTCCAATTACATGTTCGTGGGAAGGGTCGTCAAAAAATTAGAAGATGTGATTGCGTTAAAAGCCAAAGGAGATTTTAAGGAAGTGGTTGAGAGGACACTTCCAGAACCAGTGGTAGTAAGAAATGTTAACCGAACAGTGGGCACTGAAACTGCCTTAGACGAGGCATGGAGCTTCATCACGGGAGATGAGGGGGGAATTGTTGGCATATACGGTATGGCGGGAGTCGGTAAACTACTCTCCTTAATCAACAACAGATATGCCACTATATCTAATAATTTTGATGTTGTGATTTGGGCTGTGGCTTCTAAAGATTTGAAACTCGAGAAGATTCAAGAGCAGATTTGGGAAAAAATTGGCATTTCTGATgagaaatggaaaaagaaaagcttCCGTAAGAAAGCGGATGACATATTCCATGTATTGAGCAGAAAGAAATTTGTATTATTGTTAGATGACATATGGCAGCGTGTTGACCTTGAAGAAATTGGGGTTCCTTTTCCTACAAGATAA
- the LOC131183347 gene encoding probable disease resistance protein At5g63020: MGNVFSIQCGDALIGRCWDCVAGQALYVCQLEDNLQELRTARDKLSELSNDVMRRVNSEETPQTRRLDQVGGWLSKVDATITEVDSLLNRATRERQKLCLAGCCSKNCKSTYMFGKSVSRSLKHVVRLMSEGDFKEVVERTLPEPVVVGNVNPTLGTETTLDEAWSYITGDEVRIVGIYGMGGVGKTTLLTKINNRFATISNNFDVVISAVVSKDLKPEKIQEQIWKRIGFLDEKWEKKSLREKADDIFHVLSRKKVLLLDDIRRRVDLVEIGVPLPARENRCKIVFTTRSYGVVGLMEAEKMIKVEPLAWEEAWALFQKKVGDIDFDIVPLAQDVAKECSGLPIALITIGRAMASKITKEEWKRALKVLRSSASSLPGMEDEVFQDMEVEVFVRLKFSYDSLSSDKVKSYFLYCSLFPEDFEIHKGRLVDYWICENFGDRNESYSIICSLVGACLLEEQGEHVKMHDVIRDMALWIACKYEKEKHKFFVEVGAQLTQVSEVGTWEGSKRMSLMANSFERIHEVPRCPDLLTLFLNDNRLLRRSVMVSFNLWIY, translated from the coding sequence ATGGGTAACGTCTTTTCAATTCAATGCGGTGATGCCTTGATCGGTCGTTGCTGGGATTGCGTTGCTGGACAAGCTCTTTATGTATGTCAGCTTGAAGACAATCTTCAAGAACTTAGGACTGCAAGAGATAAATTAAGTGAGCTGAGCAATGATGTGATGCGGAGGGTCAACAGTGAGGAAACTCCACAAACAAGGCGGCTGGATCAAGTTGGAGGATGGCTTTCAAAGGTAGACGCTACCATTACTGAAGTTGATTCTCTCCTCAACAGAGCTACGCGAGAAAGACAGAAATTGTGTCTCGCAGGCTGTTGCTCCAAGAACTGTAAGTCCACCTACATGTTTGGGAAAAGCGTTTCCAGAAGCCTCAAACATGTGGTTCGTTTGATGAGCGAAGGAGATTTTAAGGAAGTGGTTGAGAGGACACTTCCAGAACCAGTGGTAGTAGGAAATGTTAATCCAACATTGGGCACTGAAACTACCTTAGACGAGGCATGGAGCTACATCACGGGAGATGAGGTGAGAATTGTTGGCATATACGGTATGGGGGGAGTCGGTAAAACTACTCTTCTTACTAAAATCAACAACAGATTTGCCACTATATCTAATAATTTTGATGTTGTGATTTCGGCTGTGGTTTCTAAAGATTTGAAACCTGAGAAGATTCAAGAGCAGATTTGGAAAAGAATTGGCTTTTTGGATgagaaatgggaaaagaaaagccTCCGTGAGAAAGCAGATGACATATTTCATGTACTGAGTAGAAAGAAAGTATTATTGTTAGATGACATACGGCGGCGAGTTGACCTTGTAGAGATTGGGGTTCCTCTGCCTGCAAGAGAAAACAGATGCAAGATAGTATTCACAACACGCTCTTACGGAGTAGTCGGGCTAATGGAAGCTGAAAAGATGATAAAAGTAGAACCTTTGGCTTGGGAAGAAGCTTGGGCGTTGTTTCAGAAGAAGGTTGGGGATATTGATTTTGATATTGTTCCTCTGGCTCAAGATGTTGCTAAAGAGTGTAGTGGGTTGCCAATCGCACTCATTACCATTGGTAGAGCCATGGCCAGTAAAATTACGAAGGAAGAATGGAAGCGTGCTCTTAAGGTACTAAGAAGTTCTGCCTCAAGCTTACCAGGCATGGAGGATGAGGTATTTCAAGATATGGAGGTTGAGGTATTTGTACGATTGAAATTTAGTTATGATAGTCTGAGTAGTGATAAAGTTAAatcttatttcttatattgttccTTATTTCCGGAAGACTTTGAAATTCACAAAGGTAGATTGGTAGATTATTGGATTTGTGAGAATTTTGGTGATCGCAATGAGTCATATTCTATAATCTGTTCACTTGTTGGGGCATGTTTATTGGAAGAGCAAGGCGAACATGTGAAAATGCATGATGTGATTCGTGACATGGCTCTGTGGATAGCATGtaaatatgaaaaagaaaagcacaaGTTTTTTGTGGAAGTGGGTGCCCAATTAACTCAAGTATCAGAGGTTGGAACATGGGAAGGATCAAAACGGATGTCCCTGATGGCGAACTCCTTTGAAAGAATCCATGAAGTTCCTAGATGTCCTGATCTCTTGACTTTATTTCTCAACGATAATCGTCTTTTAAGGAGATCGGTGATGGTTTCTTTCAATTTATGGATATACTAA
- the LOC131183352 gene encoding probable disease resistance protein At1g15890: MAIKLQRKNGSMLLSDKVKFCFLYCSLFPEDFEIEKDDLVHYWIYENFCARNEAYSIIGTLIGACLLEEKGRHVKMHDVIRDMALLIACKYEKEKHKFLWAGAQLTQYGGWKMGSIKRMSLMANSFERIREVPRCPNLLTLFLSNNRNLSEISDGFFQFMGTLTVLDLSSTNIKKLPVGMSKLNSLQYLNLSWTLISQLPIELKMLVNLKYLNLVGNFELNMIPRGVISSLSSLQVLKMYNVGFIWVEKLEDNILREENMLIEELQCLEHLNELSSTIRSVSDLQSYVNAHTLLNCTRALWLNLFPSPQSLNIGGWQI; this comes from the exons ATGGCGATAAAATTACAAAGGAAGAATGGGAGCATGCTCTTGAG TGATAAAGTTAAATTTTGTTTCTTATATTGTTCCTTATTTCCGGAAGACTTTGAAATTGAGAAAGATGACTTGGTACATTATTGGATTTATGAGAATTTTTGTGCTCGCAATGAGGCATATTCTATAATTGGCACTCTCATTGGGGCATGTTTATTGGAAGAGAAAGGCCGACATGTGAAAATGCATGATGTGATTCGTGATATGGCTTTGTTGATAGCATGtaaatatgaaaaagaaaaacataagtttTTGTGGGCGGGTGCCCAATTAACTCAGTACGGAGGTTGGAAAATGGGAAGTATCAAGCGGATGTCCTTGATGGCAAACTCCTTCGAGAGAATCCGTGAAGTTCCTAGATGTCCTAATCTTTTGACTTTATTTCTCAGCAATAATCGTAATTTGAGTGAGATCAGTGATGGTTTCTTTCAGTTTATGGGTACACTAACCGTTTTAGACCTATCAAGTACTAATATCAAAAAATTGCCGGTAGGAATGTCAAAATTGAACTCATTGCAATATCTTAATCTGTCATGGACGTTGATAAGTCAATTGCCAATTGAGTTGAAAATGTTGGTAAATCTGAAATATCTGAACTTGGTGGGTAATTTCGAGCTAAATATGATTCCAAGGGGAGTCATATCCAGTTTATCATCATTGCAAGTTTTGAAAATGTACAACGTTGGTTTTATTTGGGTCGAAAAATTGGAAGATAATATATTGAGGGAAGAGAACATGCTAATAGAGGAGCTACAATGTTTGGAACACTTGAATGAATTGAGCAGTACAATAAGAAGTGTCTCAGATCTCCAGAGTTATGTCAACGCCCACACATTACTCAACTGTACTCGAGCTCTATGGCTTAATTTGTTTCCAAGTCCACAATCTCTCAACATTGGTGGTTGGCAAATATGA